The region ACACAGCAACATCAACAAAAGGTAAAGGTTTAGGCGTAGCCGGTATGGTTATCGGTATCGTAGCCGTAATTTGGGCTGTTATTCCTTTATTAGGAGCAGGTGCATGGTGGTTAGCTGTTGTAGGCTTAGTATTAAGTATCGTTGGATTTGTTATGGCTAAAAACGGTAACAATCCAAACAAAGGTATGATGATGGCAGGTATTATTTTAGGTGTAGTAGCTACTGCATTATCATTCTACCGTGTTTATCAAGTTGCAGAAGCTGTTAAAGCTTTAGAAGGTATCGGACAAGAATTTGCAACTGAAATGAAAGCAGCTTTAGATAGCGCAAAAAATGAAGCTATCGAAGCGGTTGCTGATTCATTGCAATCCCACTAATAACGGTTAACAACCTTTTATAAAGAAGTCGCTAAGTGTTTAGCGGCTTTTTTTATTTTTATGCAAACAAAAATCAACATGGAAACACCTATCGATAATAATTTCTCGATTGAGAGCATGGAGTCTAAACGCCCGCAATTCTTAACTGTATTATGTGTACTTACATTTGTTATGTGCGGTTTGTCACTCATTGGCGGTTTATGGAGTCTGGTAATGAACACGCCTGAAAGAATGGCCGAAAACATTGAACAAATGCGTGCTGTCAGTCCTGAAATGGCGGATCAAATGGAAGAACAAATGGTTTTAATGCAAGAAGATGTTTATACTCAAATTGCGCCATATTTAAATTTTGTTTACATCTTGCTTTCTTTCTTAGGCGCATTTATGATGTGGAAATTGAAGAAGAAAGGCTTCTATATTTATTTAGCAGGAGAGTTGTTGCCTTACATCGGATTAATTATTGGCGGTAAACAAGCCATGGCGATGATGGGTGCTGCCGGAGGCGGAATGGCTAAAACGGCAGGACTAATCATGATGGCATTGATGTTTGTTTTCGACATTGCATTCATTGTAATGTATGCCTTGAATTTAAAACACATGAACGACGAATAATCTAGCTTGGTTACTGTTTACATAGTTGATGATCACCGGATGTTGGTTGACGGACTTAGCTTACTGTTAAGTGGAGAGTCTAACTTGAAGGTGGTGGGAAAATCCATCAATCCGCAGATGGCATTTGATGAAATAAAACAATTAAAACCGCAGGTGGTATTAAGTGATATTCAGATGCCTGAAATGAATGGTATTGAATTAGCTAAAAACATCAAGCGCGTTTTGCCCGATACTAGAATTATTGCCTTATCCATGTTTGGGGATGCCGGTCATATTAATGATATGATAAGTGCAGGCGCGACAGGCTATCTTCTTAAAAATTCAGATAAGCAAGATGTTTTAAATGCTATTAATACAGTTGTAAGCGGAAAAGAATATTTCAGTCAAACTGTGAAGGAAGAATTGGAGCGCGCCGAAAAAGCAATTGATGAAGGACCGGATAAACCAAACATTACAGCGCGTGAAAAGGAAATTATTCAACTCATCGCTAAAGAATGCAGCAACGCTCAAATTGCCGAGAAACTTTTCATCTCCGAAAGAACGGTTGAAACACACCGCAAAAATATTTTCAGAAAAACCAATACAAAATCCGTGGTAGGCTTATTAAAGTTCGCTATGGAAAGTAACTTGCTTTAGTTTATTCATTCATGGTAGGGAGGCCTTTTTACAGGCTAATTTTCAGTGCTTTTCAGCGAAACTGAGTGAAGTTACCTCGAAAATGAGCCGGATAAGCTTTTAAAGAGCGAAAAAACGCCTTTTGGGACGCTTATTGACTACATTTAGTCTTGTAAATTAATTGTCATGTTCAAGCAAATTAGATTAATTGGTTTTGTAGTACTTATTGCGATTTGCAATATCACGAATGCTCAAACCAGTTATTACCAAGATCAATTTTTAGGTGGCGTAACCGGCGCGGGATATTCTCCGGCTTATTCTCAAACGGCACCAATAACAGGAGTCATTACTGTAAATATTGCACCCGGAAGCACTATCAGACGTGCTTATTTAATTGCAGGACGATTAGGTAATGCCCCTGCAACGAACGTAACTTTAAACGGAACACCGCTTACCTTTAACGCAACCAATCAGGTAACCGGCCCATTTAATACCATCTACGGCGGCGCTTCAGGTGTACACGTTATCAACGTAACAACAATCGTTAATCCAGCTGTTAACGTATATAATTTAGCTTTACCAACACAGGCGAGCACTTCTAACCGTTATCAGGATTTTTATTTATATATCTCTTATGATAATCCAACTTTATCAAGCGTAGCAACGGCTATCTTCCTGAACAATCAAAACTCCGCAAATATCATGAACTGGGGTACATTAACCTTTACTTACCCATTCAATACTTTGGCAGGTGATATTGGTTATTCATTCTTTGGTGGCTATGAGTGTAGCGCGGCTGATGGAGAACGTTTGATTGTAAATGGAACAAATTTAGGTACCGTTTGGGGACAAGACATCAACTCCGGTATGTGTGGTGGTCCGGTTGGAAGTTTTTATTACCGTAATAATACATTAACCGCGTTAAGCGATGATAATGTTAACCAGGCTGTAAACGGACCTGAAGCATTAAGTAACATCGTAGCCTTAGTAACCAATAACAGCAATACTTTAACTTTATCACATCAACATGCCAACGCAAGCGCTACCGATAATCATCCTTGGGGTGCCATTTTTGCTTATGGAAGTTGTGTTAATCCAACCATTACTGCTGTTGCATCTCCTACCAGCGTTTGTCCTGGAAGCCCTGTTACCTTAACAGCAGGAGGCGGCGCTACTTATACCTGGTCACCTGGTACAGCAACTACAGCTATTGCGAATGTAACACCAACTGCCACAACTATCTATACAGTAAATGCAAAAAATACAGCCGGATGCCTTGGTACGCAAACCGTTATGGTAACTGTTAATCCATTACCAACTGTTAATGTGGCAGCAACACCGTCTGCGATTTGTATTGGTAACTCTTCTTCTATTTCAGCTTCCGGTGCATCAACATATACCTGGAGTCCTGGTGCCTTAAACGGCGGTACAGTAACGGTGAGTCCTGCCGCTTCAACCATTTATACAGTAACAGGTACTTCAACCGCAGGCTGTGTTGGTACAAACACACTAGGTGTAACAGTAAATCCTTTACCGGTTGTTGCTCCTGCCAATAACGGACCTGTGTGCGTAGGCGGCGTTTTAAATTTATCAGTGGGTGCTTCTACTTCCTATTCCTGGAGCGGACCAAATTCATTCACTTCTAATTTACAAAACCCTTCCATAACTAACGTTTCTTCTGCAGAAGGAGGGGTGTACACCGTTAGTGTTACAAACGCAAATGGATGTATCAACAGTAACACAACCAATGTGGTTATTAGTCCACTCCCTGTAATTACTCCAACAAATAACGGACCATATTGCGAGGGCGCCACCATTCAATTATCGGTTGGAGCGGCTTCAACGTATACATGGAGCGGCCCGAATGTATTTACAAGTAATTTGCAAAACCCTACTATTTCCGGTTCACAATTAGCAAGCGCAGGAGTTTATTCAGTTACGGTAGCAAATGCAGGCGGATGTATAGCTTCCGGTACAACAGCGGTTACAGTAAACGCTTTACCGAGTCCAACAGCTACATCCAACAGTCCGATTTGTGAAACCAATGCATTAAACTTTAACGGCTCAGGTGGAACAACGTACACTTGGACGATTCCGGGCGGATTCTCTTCTAATCAGCAAAATCCGGGTATTACAGTAGCCTCTGTAGCAAATAGTGGCGTAGGTTCATTAACAGTTGCCGATGCAAATGGTTGTATAAATACAGTAACATTTAATGTAGTAGTGAATTCGAATCCTGTAGTAACGGTGAGTAACCCTACGGCATGTGCAGGACAAAACATTAATCTAAGCGCGAGTGGTGGAAGTTCTTATGCGTGGAGCGGTCCATTAGGCTATAATTCGGCAGTGCAAAATCCTGTAATTACAGGTGCAACAGCAGCCATGGGCGGTGCCTATTCAGTAACTGTAACCACAGCCGCAGGTTGTAGTAATACCGCTGTTTCAAATGCGCAAGTGTTTGCTTTACCAGATCCACAAGCAACAAGCAACGGACCTATTTGTGAAGGAACACAGTTGAGTTTAGGAGGTAATGGAGGCGTAACCTATCAATGGACCGGTCCGAACGGATTTAGTTCATCATTACAAAACCCATCATTTACAGCTAATAGTTCTAATTACACAGGTAATTATAATTTAACAGTATCAGACGCGAATGGTTGTTCTTCGTCTACGGTAATTGCTGTTACAGTAAATCCAATGCCAAACGCCTCTATTAATTCAAATGTAAAAGGCGGATGCGCACCATTATGTGTTACCTTCAATGCAAACAGTGCCGCAACCATCGCTACCTATAATTGGAATTTAGGAAATGGACTTACATCTTCTGCGGCTCAACCGCAAACATGTTTTGGAACAACAGGAGTTTACTCAGTAAACTTAACAGTTGCAGATGCAATCGGATGTTCTAACTCCGCAACGTATACAGTGGAGGTTTATCCTCAGCCTGTAGCCGACTATAACCACGCTCCAATTAAGCCAATTATTAATATTGATCCTGAAGTTACATTTACAGATGCATCGCATGGCGCGCCAATTGTAGCTTGGAATTGGTATTTCATGAATACTGCGCAATATACATCAACACAGCAGAGCCCAACTTTTGTTTATACAGAACCGGGATTATACGCTGTTGCTTTAGTAGTGAAAAGCGATAAAGGATGTTTAGACACCATTGTAAAAACGATTGAAGTAGGCGAAGACTTTGGAATCTATGTGCCAAATGCATTTACCCCGAACGGTGATGGTATGAATGATGTTTTCCAACCAAAGGGTTTTGGAATTGTTAACTACCAATTGCAAATTTTTGATCGTTGGGGCGAAAAGATTTTCGAAACTAACGACTTTAACGAAGGATGGAACGGAACCCGTAAATCTAAAAATGATGTGAAATACGGAATCATTATGGATGGAACGTATACATGGTTAATCAATGCGAAAGATGTATTTGGAAAAGCCCATGAGTTGAAAGGACATGTAACATTAATAAAGTAGTAAAGAATAAAATTGATAAATTCGAAACAAGAGAAGACTATGAAAAAACTAATTATAATTCTTGCTGTTACATTGAGCAATTTAGGTTTATACAGCCAGAGTAAAAACGAAGTTTTATTTTCGCACGTACAAAATAATGAAACTGAAAAAGCAACCGCGCTTTTGAAAGCCGGTGGTGATGCGAATTATTTTATTACAGGTACTCCATATAAAACAGTGAGCTTGTTAATCACCGCGGTTATAAATAAGAACCTGGATATGGCAAAAGCTTTAATTAACAATAAAGCCGATGTGAATTGGCAAGATGACCAAAAATGCTCTGCCATTATTTATGCTGCTTCAACCGGACAAACAGAAATGGTGAAGTTATTATTACAGAATGGCGCTTTTGTGAATGACAATAATGGCAACGGAAAATCAGTAATTTCTGAAGCCAAGGTTAGTGGAAATGAAGAATTGATAAAGTACTTAGAAGAGGTAAATAAAAGTAAGTAAATCGTATGCTTACTTAAGTTGAGAATTTCAAATAAACATCGACAAATAAAATTAGACTATGAAAAAAGTAATTATTATTCTAAGTGTTACATCCTTTGTTTGTGGTAATATTTCAGCACAAGATATTAAGGAGTCTGACGTTCCGACTGCTGTAGTGAGTGCTTTTAAAAAGCAATATC is a window of Bacteroidota bacterium DNA encoding:
- a CDS encoding response regulator transcription factor yields the protein MVTVYIVDDHRMLVDGLSLLLSGESNLKVVGKSINPQMAFDEIKQLKPQVVLSDIQMPEMNGIELAKNIKRVLPDTRIIALSMFGDAGHINDMISAGATGYLLKNSDKQDVLNAINTVVSGKEYFSQTVKEELERAEKAIDEGPDKPNITAREKEIIQLIAKECSNAQIAEKLFISERTVETHRKNIFRKTNTKSVVGLLKFAMESNLL
- a CDS encoding gliding motility-associated C-terminal domain-containing protein translates to MFKQIRLIGFVVLIAICNITNAQTSYYQDQFLGGVTGAGYSPAYSQTAPITGVITVNIAPGSTIRRAYLIAGRLGNAPATNVTLNGTPLTFNATNQVTGPFNTIYGGASGVHVINVTTIVNPAVNVYNLALPTQASTSNRYQDFYLYISYDNPTLSSVATAIFLNNQNSANIMNWGTLTFTYPFNTLAGDIGYSFFGGYECSAADGERLIVNGTNLGTVWGQDINSGMCGGPVGSFYYRNNTLTALSDDNVNQAVNGPEALSNIVALVTNNSNTLTLSHQHANASATDNHPWGAIFAYGSCVNPTITAVASPTSVCPGSPVTLTAGGGATYTWSPGTATTAIANVTPTATTIYTVNAKNTAGCLGTQTVMVTVNPLPTVNVAATPSAICIGNSSSISASGASTYTWSPGALNGGTVTVSPAASTIYTVTGTSTAGCVGTNTLGVTVNPLPVVAPANNGPVCVGGVLNLSVGASTSYSWSGPNSFTSNLQNPSITNVSSAEGGVYTVSVTNANGCINSNTTNVVISPLPVITPTNNGPYCEGATIQLSVGAASTYTWSGPNVFTSNLQNPTISGSQLASAGVYSVTVANAGGCIASGTTAVTVNALPSPTATSNSPICETNALNFNGSGGTTYTWTIPGGFSSNQQNPGITVASVANSGVGSLTVADANGCINTVTFNVVVNSNPVVTVSNPTACAGQNINLSASGGSSYAWSGPLGYNSAVQNPVITGATAAMGGAYSVTVTTAAGCSNTAVSNAQVFALPDPQATSNGPICEGTQLSLGGNGGVTYQWTGPNGFSSSLQNPSFTANSSNYTGNYNLTVSDANGCSSSTVIAVTVNPMPNASINSNVKGGCAPLCVTFNANSAATIATYNWNLGNGLTSSAAQPQTCFGTTGVYSVNLTVADAIGCSNSATYTVEVYPQPVADYNHAPIKPIINIDPEVTFTDASHGAPIVAWNWYFMNTAQYTSTQQSPTFVYTEPGLYAVALVVKSDKGCLDTIVKTIEVGEDFGIYVPNAFTPNGDGMNDVFQPKGFGIVNYQLQIFDRWGEKIFETNDFNEGWNGTRKSKNDVKYGIIMDGTYTWLINAKDVFGKAHELKGHVTLIK
- a CDS encoding ankyrin repeat domain-containing protein, translating into MKKLIIILAVTLSNLGLYSQSKNEVLFSHVQNNETEKATALLKAGGDANYFITGTPYKTVSLLITAVINKNLDMAKALINNKADVNWQDDQKCSAIIYAASTGQTEMVKLLLQNGAFVNDNNGNGKSVISEAKVSGNEELIKYLEEVNKSK